CGGCATAGCCGACCTATACGCACCGGCAAACATAGTCGGCAGCACGCTGCAGACGCTGTTCCTGCTTAATGTGTTCCTAGGGGTATTCAACCTGCTTCCATGGCTTCCGCTTGACGGGGGCAGGGCCTTGAGGAGCTACCTGCAGAAAAGCAGGAGCTTCCTTGATGCAACGAGGCTTGCGGTAAAATCGAGCAATGCGGTAACCATAATATTCATAATGGGGACTGTGGCGTATGCCGCGCTGGCGCACGGCTATTCCGCAGTTTACAGGGAATTCATAATCGTCTGGGATGTTGCCATAGCCTTCTTCATATACAGCGGCGCGCAGGCGGAGATGCAGTCGGCTCTGATAAAGGAGAACATAAAGGGCCTGCGGGCCAGGGACGCAGCAACAAGCAACTACCTTGTCGTAAGGGGCACGTTGAGCATGGATAAGCTCTACAAAAAACTCATGCACAGCGAAACGCACATAGTGCTCTTCAGAAAGGGAAGCCAAGTAAAAATACTATCAAGCGCCTCCCTCCAGAAACTCCTGAAAAGCCCAAAACCAGGGGCCATTATTGCGGATTTCGGTACTCCGATACCTTCCATACCGTATAGCATGGGACTTTACGATGCAATAGGCCGCATGCGATCCGACGAAAGCAACGTTGCGGCGCTCCTCAAGGGCGACACGATAAAGGGCATACTGCTGATGCAGCACATAGAGGCAATCATAGCGCTGCACATATCAAGGAAGAAGAAAACGGCCGGAAACAGTGCAAACAAATAAAAAGAAGTACAATAATAATTTATAGACGACCTGGTGTACAGATGCCGCACCTAGATAGCATAACGATCCACAACTTCAAGTCTTTTAAGCACGCGAACATCAAGTTCAGCAAGGGGTTTAACTGCATCGTAGGCGCAAACGGATCCGGAAAATCCAACATATGCGACTCCCTGATATTCGCTCTTGGCGAGAGCTCCCTGAAGAGGATGAGGGTGCCGAATACGGCCCAATTGATAAACAGCTTCGCGAAGCCGAACAAGGAGGACGGGTTGAGGAAAGCCTACGTAAAGATAAACTTCAGCGGGGAGCAGCCGCTTGAGATAGCGAGGATAATAAAGTCCAACAGCAAGATAGGCTACAGGCTCAACGGCAAAAGGGCGACGAGGCAGGAGGTGATAGACGCGCTCAGAGGCTACAGGGGCGACATCAACGAGACAAACACGATAACGCAGGGGGAGATATCCTACATGGTGAACCTGAACCCAAAGGACAGGAGGGAGCTCATAGACGTCGCGGCAGGAATAAAGGAGTTCAACGACAAGAAAGACACCGCGATGAAGGAGCTGGAGAAGGTGCAGGCAAAAATAAACGAGACAAACATAGCGCTTAACGAAAGGAAGGGCTTCCTTGACCAGCTGGAAAAGGAGAAGGAGGATGCCGAAAAATACATAGGGCTCACGGAGACGGTGAAGAGAATAACCTACACCGTGCTGAAAAACAGCGAGAGGCAGGTGCTCTCCGACTTTGAGGGCATATCAAAAACCCTGAAGGATCTTGAGCAGAGGAAGAAGGCTGCATCTTCAGGAATTGCAGAGCTAGACATGATGCTGGAAAAGCTTTCAAAGGACAGGGAGTCTTTCCTGAAGAACCTCAACGAAAGATCCGCGGAATCAAGCACCACAGGGAAAGTCCTAGAGGGCATAAACAAGCAAACGGCGATAAAGGAAACGGAAATAAAGTCCGTAAAGGAAAAGATGTCGGAGCTGGAGGAGCAATCAACGCAATTGAAGGCAAACCTGAAAAAGATACTGTCGGAGAAGAAGGCGGCAACGGACGAGGCCGATTCTGTAAGGAAGCAGCTCGAAGAAAAGGCAAAAACCCTGAGCTCAAAGGAGAATGCGGAGCTTGAGGGCGCAGCTGGATCGCAGATAGAGAAGATAGGCGGCAACCAGAGAAGGATAGAGGACCTGTATTTGCAACTGGACAACATGTCGAAGAAGTACCTGCAGTACAAGTTCGAGATTGAAAGCGCAGAGAAATCGCTCAAGGCAACAGAATCAGCCATAAGCCCAAAAAGCGCAGAGTACGAGGGAATAATGTCTGAGATAAAGAAACAAAAAGGAATTATATCAAATTCGGAAAAGAGGCTTGCGGATCTCGGCAGGGAAATAGGATCGATAAAATCGAAGATACTGGAGCACCAGGGCACCGTAGACAAGATATATGTCGAAAGCGTCAACCTGAGGGAGCAGGCAAGGCTTATGGGAGGGGGATCAGACAAGGTCAATGATTTCCTGAAGAAGAGCATAGAAAAAGGGTTTTACGGGAGGGCATACGAGCTGTGCAGATACGGGGACAAATACGCTGTTGCGGTGAATGCAGCAGCAGCAAGCAGGCTAGGCTATCTCGTTGTGGATTCCGCAGAAGTCGCGGACAAGGCGATAAAGCTCCTGAAAGACAGGCAGCTGGGACGCGCAACCTTCATACCGCTCAAGGACGTAAGCCTGAAGCACGGGGACGGGGGCAAAGGGCTCGACAGGCTGATAGACCATGTTGAATACGAAGAAAAATTCGAGAACGCCTTCAAGTACATATTTGCAAACACGTATGTGGCAAGGAGCATAGGCGATGCAAAATCTATAGGCTTCGGCAAGGGCCGTTTCGTGACCCTTGAGGGCGAGCTTGTCGAGCAATCCGGGATAATAACTGGTGGATCCACGAAGCACTTCCAGTCGCCTGCCATGCTCGAATCAAAAATAAAGTCACTGGAGGACCAGAGGTTTGCCCTATCCGGGGTCATGGCTGAATTGGGCTCAGAGATGGACGAGAAGGCCAAGGAGGCAGGAAGGCTGCAGGCGGAGGTCCTGGGCTGCAATGTTGAGCTGAAGCATCTCGAAACTGCCGCATCGGCGCTGATGTCTGAGCTGGAGGATTCAAGGCGCAGGTCGTCCGAGCTCTCATCAAGGGTTTCGGAGCTGAATGGCGAGTACTCGGAATCTGATTCAAGGCGCAACTCACTGCTGAAGGAGTTGAACGGCCTCAAGGCAGAAAACGAGAAAATATACTCGCTTAACGTCTCGCTGAAGCATGGGAATGCAAAGGCGGACAAGGCCGCGCTCGAGAACCTGAAGGGGTTGCGCTCCGAGGTTGAAAGCCTAAGGATAAGCATTGCAACGCTGGAGAAGGAGCAGGAACTGAAGAGCGCAAGGGCATCGGAGCTGGAAACGCAGATAAAGTCCAACGGCACCACG
This window of the Candidatus Micrarchaeota archaeon genome carries:
- a CDS encoding chromosome segregation protein SMC — translated: MPHLDSITIHNFKSFKHANIKFSKGFNCIVGANGSGKSNICDSLIFALGESSLKRMRVPNTAQLINSFAKPNKEDGLRKAYVKINFSGEQPLEIARIIKSNSKIGYRLNGKRATRQEVIDALRGYRGDINETNTITQGEISYMVNLNPKDRRELIDVAAGIKEFNDKKDTAMKELEKVQAKINETNIALNERKGFLDQLEKEKEDAEKYIGLTETVKRITYTVLKNSERQVLSDFEGISKTLKDLEQRKKAASSGIAELDMMLEKLSKDRESFLKNLNERSAESSTTGKVLEGINKQTAIKETEIKSVKEKMSELEEQSTQLKANLKKILSEKKAATDEADSVRKQLEEKAKTLSSKENAELEGAAGSQIEKIGGNQRRIEDLYLQLDNMSKKYLQYKFEIESAEKSLKATESAISPKSAEYEGIMSEIKKQKGIISNSEKRLADLGREIGSIKSKILEHQGTVDKIYVESVNLREQARLMGGGSDKVNDFLKKSIEKGFYGRAYELCRYGDKYAVAVNAAAASRLGYLVVDSAEVADKAIKLLKDRQLGRATFIPLKDVSLKHGDGGKGLDRLIDHVEYEEKFENAFKYIFANTYVARSIGDAKSIGFGKGRFVTLEGELVEQSGIITGGSTKHFQSPAMLESKIKSLEDQRFALSGVMAELGSEMDEKAKEAGRLQAEVLGCNVELKHLETAASALMSELEDSRRRSSELSSRVSELNGEYSESDSRRNSLLKELNGLKAENEKIYSLNVSLKHGNAKADKAALENLKGLRSEVESLRISIATLEKEQELKSARASELETQIKSNGTTGNEARKRLAILDQELQDLNAQMKEIRLKIGKSDANTQELYKKVQDLDSKISKLANDRGKGQLEIERANNGLIEQETRKVQLQTRISDIKAELMSYNGIDVVEGATMEELEAKRTIAKNDIERLGAVNLKAPEVYAAKKKDVEEVNSKMQVLCNEKDSVIAMVNEIESRKLSIFTETLNDVNENFKKLYGYVFEGSAMLQLDNQKDPFNSGLSINIKSPKHKNVTVEVLSGGEKSLVIIMLIFAIQAHDPMSLYVFDEIDAALDKENSKKLSRLMKEVSKKSQLIVISHNDSLITASDTAIGVVHRNGESRAVGLQITPTQSVEIK
- a CDS encoding site-2 protease family protein, which encodes MVDFSPKIGRIDGIDVELHWTFLILLIFILFLSLYLFAIWVLLFACVLLHELVHSITSKRNGIRVKKIVLYPFGGGSIIDFDKVSPEIEFRISIVGPLASLLLAVAFGIADLYAPANIVGSTLQTLFLLNVFLGVFNLLPWLPLDGGRALRSYLQKSRSFLDATRLAVKSSNAVTIIFIMGTVAYAALAHGYSAVYREFIIVWDVAIAFFIYSGAQAEMQSALIKENIKGLRARDAATSNYLVVRGTLSMDKLYKKLMHSETHIVLFRKGSQVKILSSASLQKLLKSPKPGAIIADFGTPIPSIPYSMGLYDAIGRMRSDESNVAALLKGDTIKGILLMQHIEAIIALHISRKKKTAGNSANK